One genomic window of Pungitius pungitius chromosome 11, fPunPun2.1, whole genome shotgun sequence includes the following:
- the kirrel3l gene encoding kirre like nephrin family adhesion molecule 3, like isoform X1 — protein sequence MTALYLIFCCMVTAATQAAYFSQQPQDQVVVSGLSVTLPCVIVGYRGMVQWTKDGLALGGERDLPGWKRYSLMGDPLSGEHSLLIDSAELEDDAVYECQATQAGLRSHRAKLTVLVPPSDPVVEGGPVVRLKAHTPHNLTCRASGAKPAAEITWYRDGEVMETAIYSKTLLEDGKKEAAVSMLPIVPEDSDSGRTYTCRVLNPAAPAGRQTSITINVQHPPSVTLSVQPQTVAEGAKVLFICSASANPEITGYRWSKGGVPISEANGDSLEVTVDYSYFTDPVSCEVSNSVGSTNVSTLVDVQFGPRLLSEPKPMTVDIGMDAAFTCAWTGNPPLTLAWTKQGSSVVLSNGNTLQLKGVTQEDAGTYTCKAIVPRIGVAERDVTLTVNGPPILTVDPTQHAVKHSKGKLECRVGSSPPPDKIVWTFGDVSLSSGSSGRFSVQTVTSDHGVSSSLVLSETLAQDFQLRYNCTAWNRFGTGTALVTLKEQEALPMLIIVGGAVGGGCVLLICVITLVSLCCRHTGKGELNGKRCTRLSKSDIRVQIVHSDHNATRGNDDEEDVKEPMAPNSSESPGTSRTEHSDLLEEEEDERSESKDPTNGYYNVRGNEDRHIRSSGFSEYVPNSRPVYTPSQLPSPSPVYGQHGSQPRVYDFSHRYATTTAGRTAYEQQQAAQQQQPAQPASIYPTDPVYSGSAYLPATYGRAFTSYVKPASYEKVDAYDQSDQASKVSSSSRFSYASSQVSSQQSDYGRPSQRMQTHV from the exons CAGCCACCCAAGCAGCGTACTTCTCCCAGCAGCCCCAGGACCAGGTGGTGGTGTCGGGTCTGTCCGTGACCCTACCCTGTGTGATTGTGGGTTATCGAGGAATGGTGCAATGGACCAAAGATGGCCTGGCGctgggtggagagagagacctACCAG GCTGGAAGCGGTATTCCTTGATGGGCGACCCGCTATCAGGCGAGCACAGCTTGCTGATCGATTCGGCAGAGTTGGAGGATGACGCGGTGTACGAGTGTCAAGCTACACAAGCAGGATTGCGCTCCCACCGTGCAAAGCTCACTGTACTAG TTCCTCCTTCAGACCCTGTGGTGGAGGGTGGCCCTGTTGTACGTCTGAAGGCCCACACACCACACAATCTCACCTGCAGAGCCTCAGGAGCCAAACCTGCTGCTGAGATCACCTGGTACAGAGATGGAGAGGTCATGGAGACGGCAATTTATTCCAAG ACTCTGCTTGAGGATGGAAAGAAGGAGGCGGCTGTCAGTATGCTTCCCATTGTTCCTGAGGATAGCGACTCTGGACGCACTTACACCTGCAGGGTTCTCAACCCAGCTGCCCCAGCTGGACGACAGACATCCATCACTATCAATGTCCAGC ACCCTCCCTCAGTGACTCTATCAGTCCAGCCTCAAACAGTAGCCGAGGGGGCTAAggtcctcttcatctgctcagCTTCGGCCAATCCGGAAATCACTGGATACAG GTGGTCGAAAGGAGGAGTTCCCATCTCTGAGGCAAATGGGGACAGCCTTGAGGTGACAGTAGACTACTCTTACTTCACAGACCCCGTCTCCTGTGAGGTGTCCAACTCTGTGGGTAGCACCAACGTCAGCACCCTAGTCGATGTCCAAT TTGGCCCCAGACTGCTGTCGGAGCCCAAGCCAATGACGGTGGACATAGGGATGGATGCAGCTTTCACCTGTGCATGGACTGGAAACCCTCCTCTGACCTTGGCTTGGACCAAGCAAGGCTCCAGCGTG GTGCTCAGTAATGGCAACACCTTGCAGCTGAAGGGTGTTACCCAGGAGGATGCTGGAACATACACCTGCAAGGCCATCGTACCTCGGATTGGGGTGGCAGAAAGAGATGTCACTCTGACCGTGAATG GCCCACCTATCCTCACAGTGGACCCCACGCAGCATGCTGTCAAGCACTCCAAGGGCAAGCTGGAGTGCCGGGTGGGAAGCAGCCCCCCGCCAGATAAGATT GTGTGGACTTTTGGAGACGTGAGCCTGTCCTCTGGCTCCTCCGGTCGTTTCTCAGTGCAGACCGTGACCAGCGACCACGGCGTCTCCTCTTCCCTGGTGCTGTCCGAGACTCTGGCGCAGGATTTCCAGCTGCGCTACAACTGCACCGCGTGGAACCGCTTTGGCACCGGCACCGCCCTCGTCACACTGAAGGAGCAAG AAGCCCTGCCCATGTTGATTATCGTTGGTGGAGCAGTTGGTGGAGGCTGTGTCCTGCTCATCTGTGTCATCACTCTGGTCTCCCTCTGCTGCAGGCACACAGGCAAAGGTGAGCTCAACG GTAAAAGGTGCACTCGCCTCTCCAAAAGCGACATCAGAGTTCAGATTGTTCACAGTGATCATAACGCTACGCGTGGCAacgatgacgaggaggacgTCAAAGAGCCCATG GCACCAAACAGCAGCGAGTCTCCAGGGACGTCGCGAACAGAGCACAGCgacctcctggaggaggaggaggatgagagatCGGAATCCAAG GACCCAACCAATGGCTACTACAATGTCCGTGGCAACGAAGACCGCCACATCCGCAGCAGTGGCTTCTCTGAATACGTGCCCAACTCGAGGCCAGTCTACACTCCATCTCAACTGCCCTCCCCGAGCCCCGTATATGGCCAGCACGGCTCCCAGCCGCGCGTCTATGACTTCTCCCACCGATACGCAACCACCACAGCGGGCAGAACGGCATATGAACAGCAGCAAGCGGCCCAGCAACAGCAGCCCGCCCAGCCGGCCAGCATTTATCCCACCGATCCAGTCTACAGTGGCTCCGCTTACCTCCCTGCTACCTATGGTCGCGCCTTCACGAGCTATGTTAAGCCCGCTTCCTACGAAAAGGTGGACGCGtacgaccagtcagaccaggcCAGCAAGGTGTCCAGCTCGTCCCGCTTCTCTTACGCCTCCTCACAAGTATCCTCCCAGCAGTCCGACTATGGCCGGCCTTCACAACGTATGCAGACTCATGTCTGA
- the kirrel3l gene encoding kirre like nephrin family adhesion molecule 3, like isoform X2 produces MTALYLIFCCMVTAATQAAYFSQQPQDQVVVSGLSVTLPCVIVGYRGMVQWTKDGLALGGERDLPGWKRYSLMGDPLSGEHSLLIDSAELEDDAVYECQATQAGLRSHRAKLTVLVPPSDPVVEGGPVVRLKAHTPHNLTCRASGAKPAAEITWYRDGEVMETAIYSKTLLEDGKKEAAVSMLPIVPEDSDSGRTYTCRVLNPAAPAGRQTSITINVQHPPSVTLSVQPQTVAEGAKVLFICSASANPEITGYRWSKGGVPISEANGDSLEVTVDYSYFTDPVSCEVSNSVGSTNVSTLVDVQFGPRLLSEPKPMTVDIGMDAAFTCAWTGNPPLTLAWTKQGSSVVLSNGNTLQLKGVTQEDAGTYTCKAIVPRIGVAERDVTLTVNGPPILTVDPTQHAVKHSKGKLECRVGSSPPPDKIVWTFGDVSLSSGSSGRFSVQTVTSDHGVSSSLVLSETLAQDFQLRYNCTAWNRFGTGTALVTLKEQEALPMLIIVGGAVGGGCVLLICVITLVSLCCRHTGKGKRCTRLSKSDIRVQIVHSDHNATRGNDDEEDVKEPMAPNSSESPGTSRTEHSDLLEEEEDERSESKDPTNGYYNVRGNEDRHIRSSGFSEYVPNSRPVYTPSQLPSPSPVYGQHGSQPRVYDFSHRYATTTAGRTAYEQQQAAQQQQPAQPASIYPTDPVYSGSAYLPATYGRAFTSYVKPASYEKVDAYDQSDQASKVSSSSRFSYASSQVSSQQSDYGRPSQRMQTHV; encoded by the exons CAGCCACCCAAGCAGCGTACTTCTCCCAGCAGCCCCAGGACCAGGTGGTGGTGTCGGGTCTGTCCGTGACCCTACCCTGTGTGATTGTGGGTTATCGAGGAATGGTGCAATGGACCAAAGATGGCCTGGCGctgggtggagagagagacctACCAG GCTGGAAGCGGTATTCCTTGATGGGCGACCCGCTATCAGGCGAGCACAGCTTGCTGATCGATTCGGCAGAGTTGGAGGATGACGCGGTGTACGAGTGTCAAGCTACACAAGCAGGATTGCGCTCCCACCGTGCAAAGCTCACTGTACTAG TTCCTCCTTCAGACCCTGTGGTGGAGGGTGGCCCTGTTGTACGTCTGAAGGCCCACACACCACACAATCTCACCTGCAGAGCCTCAGGAGCCAAACCTGCTGCTGAGATCACCTGGTACAGAGATGGAGAGGTCATGGAGACGGCAATTTATTCCAAG ACTCTGCTTGAGGATGGAAAGAAGGAGGCGGCTGTCAGTATGCTTCCCATTGTTCCTGAGGATAGCGACTCTGGACGCACTTACACCTGCAGGGTTCTCAACCCAGCTGCCCCAGCTGGACGACAGACATCCATCACTATCAATGTCCAGC ACCCTCCCTCAGTGACTCTATCAGTCCAGCCTCAAACAGTAGCCGAGGGGGCTAAggtcctcttcatctgctcagCTTCGGCCAATCCGGAAATCACTGGATACAG GTGGTCGAAAGGAGGAGTTCCCATCTCTGAGGCAAATGGGGACAGCCTTGAGGTGACAGTAGACTACTCTTACTTCACAGACCCCGTCTCCTGTGAGGTGTCCAACTCTGTGGGTAGCACCAACGTCAGCACCCTAGTCGATGTCCAAT TTGGCCCCAGACTGCTGTCGGAGCCCAAGCCAATGACGGTGGACATAGGGATGGATGCAGCTTTCACCTGTGCATGGACTGGAAACCCTCCTCTGACCTTGGCTTGGACCAAGCAAGGCTCCAGCGTG GTGCTCAGTAATGGCAACACCTTGCAGCTGAAGGGTGTTACCCAGGAGGATGCTGGAACATACACCTGCAAGGCCATCGTACCTCGGATTGGGGTGGCAGAAAGAGATGTCACTCTGACCGTGAATG GCCCACCTATCCTCACAGTGGACCCCACGCAGCATGCTGTCAAGCACTCCAAGGGCAAGCTGGAGTGCCGGGTGGGAAGCAGCCCCCCGCCAGATAAGATT GTGTGGACTTTTGGAGACGTGAGCCTGTCCTCTGGCTCCTCCGGTCGTTTCTCAGTGCAGACCGTGACCAGCGACCACGGCGTCTCCTCTTCCCTGGTGCTGTCCGAGACTCTGGCGCAGGATTTCCAGCTGCGCTACAACTGCACCGCGTGGAACCGCTTTGGCACCGGCACCGCCCTCGTCACACTGAAGGAGCAAG AAGCCCTGCCCATGTTGATTATCGTTGGTGGAGCAGTTGGTGGAGGCTGTGTCCTGCTCATCTGTGTCATCACTCTGGTCTCCCTCTGCTGCAGGCACACAGGCAAAG GTAAAAGGTGCACTCGCCTCTCCAAAAGCGACATCAGAGTTCAGATTGTTCACAGTGATCATAACGCTACGCGTGGCAacgatgacgaggaggacgTCAAAGAGCCCATG GCACCAAACAGCAGCGAGTCTCCAGGGACGTCGCGAACAGAGCACAGCgacctcctggaggaggaggaggatgagagatCGGAATCCAAG GACCCAACCAATGGCTACTACAATGTCCGTGGCAACGAAGACCGCCACATCCGCAGCAGTGGCTTCTCTGAATACGTGCCCAACTCGAGGCCAGTCTACACTCCATCTCAACTGCCCTCCCCGAGCCCCGTATATGGCCAGCACGGCTCCCAGCCGCGCGTCTATGACTTCTCCCACCGATACGCAACCACCACAGCGGGCAGAACGGCATATGAACAGCAGCAAGCGGCCCAGCAACAGCAGCCCGCCCAGCCGGCCAGCATTTATCCCACCGATCCAGTCTACAGTGGCTCCGCTTACCTCCCTGCTACCTATGGTCGCGCCTTCACGAGCTATGTTAAGCCCGCTTCCTACGAAAAGGTGGACGCGtacgaccagtcagaccaggcCAGCAAGGTGTCCAGCTCGTCCCGCTTCTCTTACGCCTCCTCACAAGTATCCTCCCAGCAGTCCGACTATGGCCGGCCTTCACAACGTATGCAGACTCATGTCTGA
- the st14 gene encoding suppressor of tumorigenicity 14 protein homolog: MHSSRFGVYDGHNGHSERVDFLTNTEKVSSKRKYSILIGVLVALLVVATVAAFLVWLFVFKDADTEATLHKHLIPSTQLFSGHMKLVDVPYNPELENTDSKEFHDLSDNLEAILKETYKSDPLLKKYYTTSVVTAFSEGVIAYYWSQFDIPVEDLSLVPQFSEVRVLGTLQNGLKKQRSARTSGIKIREITASYTDPRMARNPSDTAECFFRLEAEAKTNTFSSPGYPEGYPPLSRCQWQIRAAEDQAIFVSFLFFDIEDDCSDDFVAIYDSLSPDESQAITLKCGQRPPSNPLAVLSSGNIMLINFISDSNIQRSGFEANYSTIPMAKVKTCGGVISDAQGAISSPLYPSFYPPAVDCKWTIKVPEGKEVRLKFTMFRMKEPGVDISVCHKDYVEVMGTKYCGERSTLALTSTNNILDVIFHSDESFADKGFEALYSAYDPADPCPNKFACATGICIKKELQCDGWNDCGDLSDEIKCHCETDQYSCDNGLCKPKLWVCDRVDDCGDGSDEKSCSCGTNEWRCGDGVCMPQDVVCDKKTDCQDGSDEASCDASQGVCSDFSFKCKNAECVNKVNAECDRVKDCSDNSDEDFCDCGTRPYKLNRIVGGQNAELGEWPWQVSLHFQTSGHVCGASIISDKWLLSASHCFITSSPENRVASNWQTYSGMQDQYKMDDVQRRPVQRIITHPDYNQMTFDYDVALLELSKPLEFTNTIQPICLPSHSHVFPPGMACWVTGWGALREGGSKAQRLQKAMVKIINDTVCNTVTEGQLTSRMLCSGFLSGGVDACQGDSGGPLACFEESGKWFQAGIVSWGEGCARRNKPGVYSRVTKLIDWIKKETKI; encoded by the exons ATGCATTCTTCCAGATTTGGTGTATATGAC GGTCACAATGGCCATAGCGAGCGGGTTGACTTCTTAACCAACACAGAGAAGGTTTCCTCAAAGCGGAAGTACAGCATCCTGATCGGGGTCCTTGTGGCGCTCCTCGTCGTCGCGACCGTTGCAGCGTTTCTCGTATGGTTGTTTGTCT TTAAAGATGCTGATACAGAAGCCACTCTACACAAACATCTCATCCCTTCAACGCAGCTCTTCAGTGGGCATATGAAGCTGGTTGATGTACCGTACAACCCGGAGCTGGAGAACACCGACAGCAAGGAATTTCACGATTTGTCAGACAATCTTGAGGCAATT CTTAAAGAAACCTACAAGAGCGATCCACTCCTCAAAAAATATTACACCACGTCTGTGGTCACTGCATTCAG TGAGGGTGTGATAGCCTACTATTGGTCCCAGTTTGATATTCCAGTGGAAGACCTGTCGCTTGTGCCACAGTTCTCTGAAGTGCGTGTGTTGGGGACCCTGCAGAATGGCCTAAAGAAGCAGCGCAGCGCGAGGACCTCCGGTATCAAGATCCGAGAGATCACTGCCTCAT ACACTGACCCACGCATGGCCAGGAACCCCAGTGACACTG ccGAGTGTTTCTTCCGTCTGGAGGCTGAGGCAAAGACTAACACATTTTCATCACCTGGGTACCCTGAAGGCTACCCCCCCCTGTCTCGGTGTCAGTGGCAGATCCGAGCGGCAGAGGACCAGGCCATATTtgtctccttcctttttttcgACATTGAGGATGACTGCTCCGACGATTTTGTCGCCATCTATGACTCTTTGAGTCCTGATGAGTCTCAGGCAATCACATT AAAGTGTGGTCAGAGACCCCCTTCCAATCCTCTGGCGGTGCTGTCATCCGGCAACATTATGCTGATTAATTTCATTAGTGATTCTAATATCCAGAGGAGTGGCTTCGAGGCCAATTACTCAACCATTCCAATGGCTAAAG TTAAAACCTGCGGTGGTGTCATCTCTGACGCGCAAGGAGCCATCTCCTCCCCACTTTACCCCAGCTTCTATCCTCCTGCAGTGGACTGCAAGTGGACCATCAAG GTCCCTGAAGGGAAAGAGGTGCGCCTGAAGTTCACCATGTTCCGCATGAAAGAACCCGGAGTGGACATCAGTGTGTGTCACAAAGACTATGTGGAGGTTATGGGCACCAA GTATTGTGGAGAACGGTCCACTTTGGCTCTGACCAGCACTAACAACATCCTCGACGTGATCTTCCACTCTGACGAGTCCTTCGCTGACAAAGGCTTCGAAGCCCTCTACAGCGCTTACGATCCCGCAGACC CTTGCCCCAACAAATTTGCATGCGCCACTGGCATCTGCATCAAGAAAGAACTGCAATGCGATGGCTGGAACGACTGCGGGGATTTGAGTGACGAAATTAAGTGCC ATTGTGAGACGGATCAGTATTCATGTGACAACGGTCTGTGTAAACCAAAACTCTGGGTGTGCGATCGCGTCGACGACTGTGGAGATGGGAGCGATGAGAAAAGCTGCA GTTGTGGGACGAATGAGTGGCGCTGTGGTGACGGGGTTTGCATGCCTCAGGATGTTGTTTGTGACAAGAAGACGGACTGTCAAGATGGAAGCGACGAGGCCTCCTGTGACGCTT CTCAAGGCGTCTGTTCCGACTTCAGCTTCAAGTGTAAGAATGCAGAATGTGTCAACAAGGTGAATGCCGAATGCGACCGCGTCAAAGACTGCTCCGATAACTCTGATGAGGACTTCTGTG ACTGTGGCACGAGGCCCTATAAGCTGAACCGCATCGTCGGAGGGCAGAATGCTGAGCTGGGCGAGTGGCCGTGGCAGGTCAGCCTTCACTTTCAGACCTCTGGACATGTGTGCGGTGCCTCAATCATATCTGATAAGTGGCTCCTTTCGGCCTCCCACTGCTTTATCACCAGCAGCCCAGA GAACCGCGTTGCGTCAAACTGGCAAACCTACAGTGGCATGCAGGACCAGTACAAGATGGATGACGTACAGCGCCGACCAGTACAGAGGATCATCACCCACCCGGATTACAACCAGATGACCTTTGACTATGACGTTGCACTGCTGGAGCTCAGCAAACCGCTGGAGTTCACCAACACCATCCAACCCATCTGCCTGCCCTCTCACTCCCACGTCTTCCCTCCGGGCATGGCCTGCTGGGTCACAGGCTGGGGCGCGCTCCGAGAAGGAG GTTCAAAGGCACAGCGGCTCCAGAAGGCTATGGTGAAAATCATCAACGACACTGTGTGCAACACGGTCACGGAGGGCCAACTCACCTCCAGGATGCTCTGCAGTGGATTCCTGTCAGGAGGAGTTGACGCATGCCAG GGAGACTCTGGGGGCCCCCTGGCGTGTTTTGAGGAGAGTGGGAAGTGGTTCCAGGCCGGCATTGTGAGCTGGGGGGAAGGCTGCGCTCGCCGGAACAAGCCTGGTGTCTACTCGCGCGTCACCAAGCTGATAGACTGGAtcaagaaagagacaaagatttgA